One part of the Engraulis encrasicolus isolate BLACKSEA-1 chromosome 17, IST_EnEncr_1.0, whole genome shotgun sequence genome encodes these proteins:
- the LOC134467345 gene encoding parvalbumin, muscle-like has product MDSILSTEDIKKALDAFKAEDSFDYKKFFELVGLSAKSDEEVKKAFLVLDQDNSGYIEEEELKFVLKAFSPDGRDLTEKETQAFLSAADQDGDGKIGVDEFTALVKE; this is encoded by the exons ATGGACAGCATTCTGAGCACTGAAGACATCAAGAAGGCTCTCGATGCTTTCAaag ccgaGGACAGCTTCGACTACAAGAAGTTCTTTGAGCTGGTGGGGCTGAGTGCCAAGTCAGATGAGGAGGTGAAGAAGGCCTTCCTAGTGCTGGACCAGGACAACAGTGGATacatagaggaggaggagctcaa gtttgTTCTGAAGGCCTTCTCTCCTGATGGGCGGGACTTGACTGAGAAGGAGACCCAGGCCTTCCTGTCAGCGGCCGACCAGGATGGAGACGGCAAGATCGGAGTGGACG AGTTCACTGCATTGGTGAAAGAGTAG
- the LOC134467346 gene encoding brain-specific angiogenesis inhibitor 1-associated protein 2-like protein 2, with the protein MRTSHSMSNLLDQSGGGNQAAPPPPAPPPPSAANQFRPISSSADKSSERQRKPKSENHGPRHELFPKGTNPFATVKLKPTVTNDRSAPKF; encoded by the exons ATGAGGACCAGCCACAGCATGAGCAACCTGTTGGACCAATCAGGAGGTGGAAATCAAGCGGCACCCCCGCCCCCTGCCCCGCCTCCTCCCTCAGCAGCCAATCAGTTTCGTCCGATCTCTTCCTCTGCGGACAAGAGCTCAGAGAGACAACGGAAGCCG AAGTCTGAGAACCATGGGCCAAGGCATGAACTCTTCCCCAA GGGCACCAATCCATTTGCTACGGTGAAGCTGAAACCTACGGTGACCAATGATAGATCTGCTCCCAAGTTCTGA